The window AAACttccccatttttttcttttcaaccaGTGTGTGACATTTTGTCCTCTCACACTCCCCAATTTTCTCCAACATTTTCGATCTCAAATGGTCTAGGTGTTTCCTGCTTCATGTTAGGGAACTATATAAGATGGCTTTTGGATTCATTGAACTCCACCATACTGGGCCTTAATCATTCTTTCGACCCACCATCAATGGAGAGTATTAATGATCCAAAGGCTTTTAGACCAATTAGACAGCCTTGTTTCCAAAATTATTGTAGGGGTAATCATGTTGTTTCCATCgaaatttttctcataaaacCCAATTCCTTTGGAGTTTTGCGGGTCGCGAGTCTTGTCATGTTACATAGGCTTCTCTTGCAGGCAAACGGAAGCTGTCAACAGGCGTAATTGTTGCCATCATCATTGCTGCCATTAGTGTGACTGTGGTGTTATTCCTCATCCTCCGCTGTTTCCTACGGAAGAGACATGGATTCAAACAACACAAGAACGGTAAAGCATATAAGGAAATCATGTTTTATATATCAACCACCATATCAACTGTCGTTTTGTCCCTGTGAAGGCTAATAATATTACTGATGTTTGATGATAAAGATATCAAAACTGCTGAAGCCACGCAATTCGATTTCGCTGCAATACAAGCTGCCACAAACAATTTCTCTGCAGACAACAAATTAGGTAATGGCGGGTTTGGCGTAGTATACAAGGTACAGTAGAAGTGTAATTTGCCGTGATGTTTCCGAATAAACAATGGAGCCATAGTGAAATTTTTCGTATTAATGGCCTTCAAATCATTTGGTTTGACAAACAATTGATCTAGGGCCGGTTTCAAGATGGACAAGATGTGGCAGTGAAGAGATTGTTTAGGAGGTCAGCTCAAGGTACTGCAGAATTTAAGAACGAGGTCGAGGTGGTGGCAAAACTCCAACACAGAAACCTGGTCCGGCTACTTGGGTTTTGCATggaaggagaagagaagaTACTCGTCTTTGAATATATGCCAAACAGGAGCCTGGACTACTTCTTATTCGGTCTGCTCAGCGCCTAATTTACcttgtaattatttttggtGGATAATGATACctagtaattaattaagtttctATTTACGGATCAACAATTTTGTTCAACAATTGCAGACTCAGAAAAACGTGGACTCTTGGACTGGCCGAGAAGATATTCTATAGTTTCAGAAATAGCTCAAGGGATGCTTTATCTTCATGAATATTCCCGGCTCAGAATAATTCACCGGGACCTCAAGAGTGGCAACATTCACTTGGATGCAAATATGAACCCCAAGATTTCAGATTTTGGAATGGCGAGGATCGTCGGGGTTGATCAGGCCCAAGGAACCGCAAGCAAAATTGCAGGGACATTGTACGTAGTTTTGAAATTCTCTtgcttctctcttcttctcacCATTAATCAAGTAGTACTAACTCTTTCTCAAATAATTTTAGGGGTTACATGCCTCCAGAGTATGTAAGGGCTGGTCACTTCTCAGTGAAATCCGACGTATATAGTTTTGGCCTGTTGGTTTTAGAGATTATATCAGGCAAGAAGAACAGATCCTTTAGTCATCCAGACAATGACGAGGGTCTTCCAAGCTACGTAGGTGGAAATTCTATTCAATATATACTGAATTCGTTACCTTGCCTTCATTTAACCGCCCTAATCAAATCTCATATAGTATTGTAATTAAATTCGATTGACATGCCCTTCGATCTGCCTCGTCATACTCTTCGTCTAATTACTGATTTGAGAGTTAGAAGTTGTTCTTCCAATATGATGCAATTGTCCATTCTTTCCTGTAAATTGACTTGGAAAGATTTCGGTCCATTAGGCATGGAAACACTGGACTGATGGGAGACCTATGGAAGTGTTGGATCCAATCTTGAGGGACTCTTGCACAAGAAATGAAGTCATTAGATGCATCCACATGAGCTTGTTGTGCGTCCAGCAAAACCCTGCTGATCGGCCTACAATGTCTACGATAGATAATATGCTTAAAAACTACGCAGTTACCTTGCGGGACCCTCAACCTCCTGCATTTGGCATCTACGGTCCCAGCATTATTGAGGACGATAGTAATGAACGGGCACCGTCCGCAAACAAAGTGACGATCACTGAACTCGAACCTCGGTAGAAGGGAGATACTCTGTAATAAATATTAAGTGAGTTGTGCACATTATAACTGCCCAAACATTCCTTTTCAAGTATGTTTATTGGGTATTAAAGCTGTGTGTGAGTGAAACCCGGTGTTTTCATATGCATACAAATgtacatatgtgtgtgtgtgtttgtgtgtGGATTTGTTTATCTAGAATGGGCAATGAGCCCAGCCCATGAGCGGCCCTATATGTCCTTGACTCCATAAGCCCATGACATTTCTTTATTTCCTTTCCTGAAGCTTCCCAGTTCCACTGCCATTCTATTTGTTATATTTTAGTCTAAGAGAGGCAGAGGcttatagagagagagagagatttgatacataaccaaaaaaaaaaaaaaaagaaagagagcaaGGAAGAGTGAGAAAGGGACGGGGGATGTAACAACGAGCTCGGAAGGGCAATGACTCGAGGGAGAACTAGGGAGATTATTTATAGGAGAATCGAGAGCGAGGAATGGGACAGAGCAAACGGGGTAGTATAAAATTTGACATTGGATTGAGTCTAACATGACATACTAGCCCTCCAAAGCTTCTCTTAGAAATTCTTTCAAACTTTCCCTGCAAGttcttattttcaatctctAATGGTCTAGAGAAATGCAAGCTTGTCGTCCGAGGACGGGCTTGATCATTTTTCTTTGTGCGTGGATTTGCTCAGTATAGATCTATCAATCTTCCTCGTACCTACtctaataaatgaaaatgtaGTTGTCAAGTATGATAAGTTCTTTACCGAATATAGATGTCAATTAGTGAATAATCGACAGTGTTGAACTATGACATTTTTATTCGAGCATGGTTTCATTTTAAATGTGTAAGAGCTCTTTGGGATTTTCCTATGTTGTTCGCACTCTTCAGTACTTCGATGTTTCTGATGAACATTAAAGGACTCAGAATGTGAAATTTGAAACCTGGGAGGTAAGCACGGGTTCGGCGCGATATTTTTGAGGGTCAATTCGTTCTTTAAATTGCACATTTGTGATTCTTTCTGCGTCTTGCTTTCCAACACTGACTGTGCTGCTATGCTCATATAGCGAATAACTCACACTGATACGAAAGATCACTTTGCAAGCTCTTGACAAATATTTGCGACTTTTGCAGGAAAGGATAAAAGCTTGAAGATTGGAGTAGGTAATATTGAATCTCTCTTGCAATATAGAGATCAAACAATATGATTTTGCTTGGGTAGTGAATCAAATGAAACATACAcaacataaattttctcaacagAAGAATAGGGCAGCTGCAATTTTTCGTTATCTATTTATGCGCAATTGTCCTGCTTTCTCTGCAATAACATTGTGCAAGCATCCTAACAGTTCAGTGGTGTTCAGGTGCTGGGATTGGAGCCTTGGCTATTATCGTAATTCTCCTGTTGATCTACATTATCCGCAACAGAAGGATGCATGCATCCTCGACAGTCCTCTCGAAGAACAATCTGCTGAGAATTCCCTGATGTCAGAGTTGGCAGGGAGCCATGTCTACTTTGAAGTACCCATCTTCCAAAACAAGGAACTTGAAGAAGCCACCAAAAACTTCGACTATTCCCAAGATCTCGGCGATGGAGGTTTTGGAACAGTTTATTATTGTAAGATATATTACTGTGGTGCCTTCATATGGTATTGAAGCTTGAATGCGAAATTCCACAACTGCTCGCCTTCTTCCCCTGTTTCAATTCCACATTTTTGCCTTCATAAATACTGCGTCCCAGTGGTCCTCTAAAGTTTCATACTTCTCAATCTCTTACTCTTAACTAGGCAAGCTACGGGAAGGGTGAGAAGTAGCAGTCAAGCGATTGTATGAGCACAACTATCGGCAGATCAAGCAGTTCATGACCGAAATTCGGATTCTTACTTGCCTCCAGCACAAGAACCTGGTCTCTCTTTATGGGTGCACTTCTCGGCAGAGCCGTGAACTCCTGCTCCTGTACGAGTATGTTCCAAATGGCACAGTTGCAGATCACCTCCGTGGAATCGGGCTAAGCCGGGCCCACTCCCATGGCACATTCAGATGAATATTGCCATAGAGACTGCTACTGCTCTACCCTACCTTCATGCATCCGACATCATTCATCGTGATGTGAAGACCAATAACATCCTCCTTGATAACAACTTTTGTGTCAAGGTTGGTGATTTTGGACTATCGAGGTTGTTCCCAAATAACGTTTCAACAGCTCCTCAGGGCTCTCCATGGTATGTAGACCCCGAGTACCAGCAGTGCGACCAGCTGACAGAGGAGCGATTTATACAGCTTCAGGGTTGTTCTAGTGGAGTTGCTGTCCTCAATGCCTGCTGTCGACATTAGCAGATATAGACACGAGATTAACTTGGCTAACCTAGCGATTAACAGGATTCAGAAGCGTGCATACCATGAGCGGATCGATCCGCGGCTGGGGTCCGATTTGGATGTTAGAATCAGGGAGATGATAAATAAGGTGGCCCAATTAGCCTTTCCGTGCTTGCAACAGGAGAAGGAAATGGGGCCCGCAATGGTTGCAGTGGTTGAGGAACTTAAGTTAAGGCAGTTGCAAGTCGAACGAAAGTTGTGGATATAAGTAAGAGCTTTTTGCCTTCTCCTGAGACTGATGAGGCAAGGCTGCTGAAGAAGACGAAGTTTCCAACTTCTCCTTTATCTGTGACTCAAAAATGGGTTAGCAGTGACAGCCCTTGCACGCCGACTACAAGTGCCTAATGTGCACGACCCCCTATATAACTGTCAGCCAGGTGCATTTCAACTTTCCAGCATTAATGAATATTGATATTATTACAGATGTAGATATCAGTGAAAATGATCAAATTTACATTTCAATTTTGGATGTATACTTTATGTTTGCCGTGAAATCAATGTAGATAATGAGGGAGCTGTCTGTACCATTAATCACTTGAAATCAGTACGCAGTCAGCAGAGATATTTCAGTCCATGAGCTAAGCAAGTTATGGACTGTATAGTCTCGACATACATTCTAATTCCCAATGAAATTCTATTTTATCAAATATGTAGTGACCAAAAGAAAGACATGAGTCTAAATACATTCCTCCAATGAGACCTGTTGCTCTTGCATCCACGGAAATGAGTCTAAATGCAGTAATCGCTTTGCTCGGACCCTCATTCTTCGGTATATCTCTATCTCTTCAATGATTCCAACATTTCTTGTTAGAGAGTTGTATTATATATTCACGGGTCACAAGAATGATGGATCAGAGCTGAACCTGAACATTTCAGCTCTACTTTCTCAGATTCAACTGCCAGCAGATAATGGACTTATCTTGTTCACCATGTTCAACCCACCACCACAAAGGTCCTCTTCCTCAGCGAACGTTTAGTCCAACTACAGTTGTTTAGACCAATCGATGAACTACGAGCTCCAAAGCAAGCAATGCATACGTTGAGGTCCCATCTTCCCTCGCAATGAGCTTAAAGACTGATCACTTCAATTTACACAAGAACTCGGAGAGGGGGTCTCGGGGGCAGTTTCCCATGGTAAAAAGTAACTGATATACAACCATGCATTCATACATGTGTTTCATGTTCATATTAGTTGTCAATGTTCTTCAAAATCAATATGGTATTAGATTGAGTAAATAagcaatttcgtccctgacttttcgtttacatcaatttggtcctcaactTTTACACTGTTACGTCAATTTTGTTCctcgttacatcaatttcgtctataatttttcggttacatcaatttgattctcGAATTTTGCactgttacatcaatttagtccctgactAGTGCATCACAAGTCCTTGAGTTTTGGGGTGATATCAGATCGATCCCCGGTTGCATCCTGTGGCAAAGGGGCAAACGGACTGATGTAATGCCTTGACAAATTGATGTAATCCCAAAttatcatcttcttcctttgctctctctctctctctctctatttttttttatctctatCTCTCCTTCTCTTTCGTCCCACAGTCCCACTTCAAACGAATTTTTTCTCCTCCAccttccttttcctcttcttcttcttgtgcGAGCTTCCATTTCTCGCTCAGCTTCTCTCCACTCTACCTCTGTGGTGGACCCTGGCTGCTTTCCAGCCCCCACTCCATCCCATTTTTCTCCAAAAAGAGGAGGAACCCTTCCCTTATCCCAACCACCCATGCCCCCTCATTCTCCTTCCGGAGATGGAGTTTCAGGGCTTGCTTAGttaccccccccccctccccccccaaCCCCCGAAAATCCACCCTTCAACGCTGCCCAGATTGCGGGCCCTCCCAAAAGAGGCACCAAGAGCTTTGTAGCAAATAAGTTGTACTATGAGTTGAGTGGTGTTGACGAAATGAGATTGTCCCAGGAGGCATCGTCCCTCCAAATGGGCTCGAGTTTCACAAACTTTTAGGAAGACCACATCATCGACAAACTCAAGACTCAACTAGAAGTTATTCACCCTATCCCCTCCCCTCCCATCAACCGGAACATCGTGGGgctatttgttttctttttcttcgtcGACGTTGTCTTCGACAAGCTGTGGACTTctaggaagaaaaagaagagcagCTTCAGGGCCCGGGATAGCAGTCGTGGTGCCACATGGCCGTAGGTGCCCACGagcttttccctcttcttggAAAAAGATTTGCAGAGGAAAGAGACGATGGAGTGATGTAGCAcgtggaccaaattgatgtaacaattTTCACCATTTAACACCGTCGGCATTCATACTTAACAGCAAGACCAAATTGATATGGCAGgcactaaattgatgtaacagtTCAAAAGTCGATgcccaaattgatgtaactgaaaaattagggacgaaattgatgcaatttGCAAAACTCATGGacgaaattgcctatttactctaTTGGATCAGATTTTTCTTGCCTTTGCTTTTGTCTCCCATTGGATTGTCTGGTCAAGGATTTTGGATTCAGCTTCTTTTGACCATCCAAGAAATGTCTGCTCGGCATTGAATGAACTACAACAGCCCATGCCACtctattttcctttctctttcttttctagaAATAATATATCGAACAGCAACCGATAAGCTATATATTTatgaatgagagagagagggcatTGTCGCGGATTCAGTgcaaagagagatttccgcttctctaattttctcacttctttaatttccttgaacttaaaaataatatatcaaataacATCGacaagctatatatatataaaccaaaAAGAATATGAATGAGAGAGGGAGGGTATTGTCAAGGTTCAGTGTAGGCAGGGATTTCCACTTCTCTAATTTTCTCTCACTTCTTTAATTCTCAGTGAACTTAATAACTTATAAAATggttatttaatattttatcggAATTATTTCTATAAATAATTAGAAATGAAGCTTCCTTGTGGGGGAAGTCATGCAATAGAGAGTTAAGGGTTTGATACATGGCATCATCTTATTGATTATGGGATGACACATGACACAACCTCGTTGAACATGTTTTATCGTTttgctattatatattatatatatagatatagattggAACAGAATATTCTTTATGTTTTCTTTGTATTCACGATAGGCAATTAGTTTACTATAATATTGCAATATATAAGGAGTACTAACGTTGGAGTATATAATTAAGCAGTATATAATTAGTTTACTATATATGAGAAAAGATCTGATATGAAACATGGAGAATAACGTTGGCATTAATCTCCTATTTTTCACCTTCGCTGGGATCCTTGTGGGTGCACTCGGCCTGAGTGCGGGGATATTCAAAATTATTCAGGTAGACGATTCAACTTCTTAATGTACTCTAGTTTCAGTACTTTCTAGTTTCTAATATCTGAAGTGAGATGGTTGATGGCTTTTCGCAGACACAGCACGgggatgtatatatatgactgTGTGGATATCGACAAGCAGCCGTCGTTGCAACATCCCACGTTAAAGGGACATAAAGTGCAGGTCTTTtctaatctctctttccttaaTTATTGATCTTTCGCCGTTTTTAACTAACAGCCACATGAAAACCCGCGCATTGGCGAGGACGATTACGAAGGAATTTAACGATAGAAATcctgaaatattaaaaattactcGTAATGTAAATCTtgatattaatatatgtattaatGATTGAAGGATTTTCAATTACTAAAACGAAAACCATATTAAAACTGGAATAAAGATTTTATTAAAACAAtcgatatgaaaaaaattagtttgaaaaagaaattagttaaaaaattcattctacaaatcaaaattcaaccaaagaataagaataaataagaaaagtcTTACTGTTATTTAAGCGATGTTCATAATGAAACTGGAATAAAGATCATGTAAAACAATCAATACCGAAACAGTCAATCTCGAATAATATTCATTTGACAAATCAAATttcaatcaagaaaaaaaaattggagaagATTATTACAACAATCAAAATATCGAAgcaattattttgaaatttgcattagaaaattcattatacgaatcaaaactcaaccaagaaaaagaaaattttggagaagaaaggaaaaaacaggtttagaattatatatagaatattgcTCTCTTTTAATCGATACTCGGCTAGATAGAtgactatattatatataaatatatgaaattgtcAAAAATGGAAACTATatatttaatctatatatacttaatctatatatttaattgaagcGACAACTAtatcttttatattatatattctattgcatATTTTGTTTCCTTGTTTATATTTCGTTGTGCCTTGTGTCATATTTTAttcccttatatatataacgttgtgccttatatataaaatttatatatttactatataattaattaataatttttttaataagtataTAACAATTCCTTTAATTAGTATAAATAATGATGTGACAGCGTGAGAATTCGATTATGAGCTccgttttattttttaaaatatgatgGCGTGAGAATTCGGCTCGGAACTttgtttctatatatatatatatatgtatgtatgcatgtataaaaaagataagcaaatgaaaataaaaaaaaatcaagtatAGCATACGTGAACATATATTGATAAATCAGTTTATGAAACCATCGATTCAGTTTTctgaataaaaatttataaaatacttaaaaattaGCTGAGGTTGCACactaagaaaaaaagagagagagaagagaggacaTCTAACCCATAGCCAAAATATCGAtcggaaaaaaacaaaagcatgCATCAAACTCTAATTAAAGTATATTTAGTTCATAAAACACATAAATTGAGAGTTTACTTGGTTGGCATATTTTCTTCTCCCTTTGCCTACCTCTCTTTGTTCAACTCGTgcagtgtatatatatatagaaacgGCACAATATGAATGGCAATATTATAAGCAAACAATATTATACAAAAGGCAATTTGATTGTAgtattataagaatatatttgcCCATAATGTACAGGGTAactctataaatattataagcCATCGTTAATATTGGTTTCCTACTCTATATTTTGCTACAATCTATATGAACGGCAATTCGATTGCTACAATATATAAACAGCAATTCTAcaactagtatatatattctattgcacaattaatgataaaaaaattccttAATACATAGGTGATGACGTGGCAAAGCGAAATAGGtccgttttttatttttaatgatgtgGCGACGTGATAATTTGGCTCGTGCTTTGTttccatatacatatatatatatatatatatatatatatatatagactagTGACTAGTGAGGAAGCCGAACAAATTAATTGGGTTACAGAGGAATTTGCTTTGGTAAGAATGAATTTGCTTGTTATACACATAACAATTCAATCTCATAACTATTGATTAGCCTGTATCAAACAAAAGactcatgtatatatacatacctCGCATTCCTTTGAAGAAGACATCTAAAAACCGACTTAACACGACGAGTGTGGTTTCagtgtgtatatattttttctttgatgCAAGTATTGCCATGAATTCAAGAAGAAATTATGAATAGGAGTTTAGAACTACcattaaggaaaaggaaaatccaatGGTTCTCTGTTGTATGTTTGAAGACGAGTGTTTTTGGGTCCAGTAGCGTATGGAGAGATTTATTTGGCCAAGCGTAAAGAGATTACAGGAATGAAACCGAACAAACGCTGGTTGAGACATAATTAAGAGGGCGACTGGCCAAAATCGAGGCTAAAATTGGCTTACTGTCAATACAGTTTTCTTCTTTAGTCAGGTCTTCTATCTCTACTGCTGCATTTAAAAAAGAGAACTCTACTTATCCTCGTTAAGTAGCCAGGACCTAATAAGTGGATACCAGCTTGCAGATTAGCCCCCCAAAAGAACTAATGAGGCTCGTTGAACCGCTTAAAGGGCTGGAAGAAGGCTGCCCACTTGGTAGTGTTCCGATTCTGAGACTAGCAACTCAGAATTTGACAAAGCCTTCAACAACTGACTTTCTGCCATTGAATGGCACATCACGGGAAGGTGTTCAAGTAGGTATTTTTATTTCAGATCAAGCAAAGAGTAAATTTTTCAGAGATCACATTATGcagttatattttataatgatTGCTCGTACATTATGCAGAAAATTTATgttatgagagttttattGCTTAATGGGCCGACCCAGTTCAATTGGATTAATCGGAGTCCAATTGGGAGGTCTACACGGACTTTTCCATTGTTACGGTTGATCCCTTGTatcttacatatatatatatatatatatatatatatataacaatcgTTGTTCGGCCAGtaagaacaaaaaaacaaTAGTTGTTTACTCTAATTTGCTTACTACATAGTTTCCACTCTGTAATATAAACGAATCCTTTAGCCGTCTCATATAATTAAGGTGTGGCCCGCATTAGTTTTCATCTTGCTTAAGGTACAACCTTCTGTCCTTGAAGAATTTATAATCCTTAGATGTGCTACGGTTTCATCAGAACTGCAAAAGGTTGTAGGATATCGGCTAGCCGAAATTCTTACAACTGAGGCATCAGCTGGTGCCCAGATAGTAAACCTGGGCGGCGAAGTATTCTGAAGAGACCCATACCAAGGTATCCCGGACATGGGGAGCAGATGTTATGACATCATACATGACAGCACCACAGCTAAAGATGTGGGAGTCCTTATGCTAGATGCCAGTGGAGAAGTCATCAACCCCGATTCCTGCAACGTCTAGGTGAAGTCTAGCAGTTACTATTATGCTGGAGGGAATTGCGACCGAGGTGGGCAAGAAGGTTATAGTTTCTTCGACGGTGGGGGTGGGAGCAATTGCAGCAAAGCTCATAGAGGCGGGGGCACTATTTCGTTCGCGCAACATGCCTACGtcttcttgattttctttttcttttcctctttctttgaGAGATTTCATGTCTCCATCCATTTTGATAAGCTTCCAGATTTTTTGAAATGGAAGCTCAGATTGATATTTTATTGCTTAACGTAAGGTAGTAATATACAATAAATTAGACCATGAAAAAGCACAATCATTTACTTATATCGAAAGAAAAGCTTGACAAGGCAAACCAAGGAATAgtccatctttattttttcttttcatttttattttctgagaccaagatataaattttctttgagCAATAGATGACACTCGTTCggacatctttttttttttttttttgctgctgtATAGTTGTGGCATAAATACCAAAATAACCATTTCATGTCTTCGAGATATGAAAAACTAAATGAATGCCTGAACAGGTGGATGAATGGATACTGAGGATGCAGTCCGAAGGGTTGGAGAGTAAGATCTTCGTGGTATCGGAATATCCGGTACTATTGGGCTCACCGTGTCTACTCATTCAATACAATCAAAAGTTGGATTTAGGCATTGTGAGGACTATAACATTTAGGAGTACTCAAACATTCATGGCGAGGGCTCAAATAAAGGTGCATGTGTCATGTAAGCGTTATCCATCTATTTAGACCTAACTCCTGCTTTGCTGGAGGGATTGCGATGGttgattatattaaaaaaaaaaatagaaacatGATCTAGAGAAGACTAATCAAGATTATCAATGATGTTTTTCTAATTGCAATGTGTAAAATAGAAACATGGCCTAGAAATTAACTTACTAGTGGCTACAGCATAGCTGCGTGGTCCCCAAAAGTTCCATGGCCAATGTACGTTAGACGGTCAGTGGAAGTCTTTATGCGCGGGTACGAGAAGTTACTCAGGGATGGATTTACTCTGAAGTGGACTGAGCATGATTGTTCAAGGTGTCGGACAAGTGGTGGAAGATGTGGTACTAAGAATGGATTGAGCGTGTGCTGCTGCCCTGACCCAACTTATTCCGGCTACTGCGGAGATGCTAAAGTAAACATGGCCCTTGCCCTTATCTTTTCCCCCTTCTTTCTGATTTCCCGTTTCTCTTTGGCCTTACCAATCCTCTTCCAATCCATTCCTGAGTTCGAAATGGGAGAATTTCTCTGTTTCTCCCTCTCTCAACTCTCACTCCTAGTGTAGTACTAATAGCCTCCCATAACATCGTGTCTGAATAGTCTCGATTGAAAACCAATCTTGAGCCTCTAACATTACTAAGACGGCACGTTTTTTATTTAGACAAGTCCTGAATCTGACTGAACAACCATATTTTTGTACTTGAAAAATCTGATGTGGCCTTCTGTTCgttttcttgttttcttaAGCAAGAATGAAGACATGGTCTTCACTGCTTGTAATGCCAGAATAGAAGCTTGGGTTGATAGGTCTGGAAATCCAAAAACCAATCTCCATGCATCAATAAACTTGAGGTAGATGCAAACTCGAAAGTTACACCCCAGTATAGATGTTAGCATAATATATCTACATTTTCACTATTCTTTAGTCTTTCGGACACGCCTTCTAAGCATCAAAACTGACTTATCACACCTGTACTAATAAGCTTAATGAGGAAGGAACATCCAGGTCAATTGACCATCAGTCTGGTCTATTGACCATTTCCTCTTCCATCTTATTATAGTCGATTGGATATGGACAGTTATCAGTAACGTTTGAAAAGTTTCTGGTTTCTTTAAAGCATGGGCTGAGTCTAACATGACATTGGATTCTTGCATCTCTGGGCAATCACTTGTAAACTTCGCATGTTTCGGGCACGA of the Punica granatum isolate Tunisia-2019 chromosome 6, ASM765513v2, whole genome shotgun sequence genome contains:
- the LOC116212234 gene encoding cysteine-rich receptor-like protein kinase 10 — translated: MRIGTFLLFDHRVPFLPALVILLMCCAFFEETVASKNPYYEACNEPSPCGNVSVKYPFWTQSDFCKRKLSTGVIVAIIIAAISVTVVLFLILRCFLRKRHGFKQHKNGKAYDIKTAEATQFDFAAIQAATNNFSADNKLGNGGFGVVYKGRFQDGQDVAVKRLFRRSAQGTAEFKNEVEVVAKLQHRNLVRLLGFCMEGEEKILVFEYMPNRSLDYFLFDSEKRGLLDWPRRYSIVSEIAQGMLYLHEYSRLRIIHRDLKSGNIHLDANMNPKISDFGMARIVGVDQAQGTASKIAGTLGYMPPEYVRAGHFSVKSDVYSFGLLVLEIISGKKNRSFSHPDNDEGLPSYAWKHWTDGRPMEVLDPILRDSCTRNEVIRCIHMSLLCVQQNPADRPTMSTIDNMLKNYAVTLRDPQPPAFGIYGPSIIEDDSNERAPSANKVTITELEPR